Below is a window of Salvelinus fontinalis isolate EN_2023a chromosome 14, ASM2944872v1, whole genome shotgun sequence DNA.
GCCCAGTAATGAGGCTGGTGACTCTACCGTTGTACAGTAATGAGGCTGGTGACTCTACCATTGTACAGTAATGAGGCTGGTGACTCTACCATTGCCCAGTAATGAGGCTGGTGACTCTACCATTGCCCAGTAATGAGGCTGGTGACTCTACCATTGCCCAGTAATGAGGCTGGTGACTCTACCATTGCCCAGTAATGAGGCTGGTGACTCTACCATTGCCTAGTAATGAGGCTGGTGACTACCATTGCCCAGTAATGAGGCTGGTGACTCTACCATTGCCCAGTAATGAGGCTGGTGACTCTACCACTGACTGTTTCTTTGCAATAGTATTAAAGTAAGACAAAGCAGGTCCAACATGGTTAAGCTTACCTGCTTGGTAGTCCCTGGGGTTGTCTGTGCCCAGATCTTGGTTGATATCAGTGAGGGTGCTGGGCCGTGTAGGACTGGGCTTGGGTTTCCCTGTGGGTTTGCTGGGCTTGGGTTTCTCCGTGGTTTTGTTGGGGGTGGGTTTGATGGTGAGGACGAGAGTGAGCTTCATGGGGTCGGTAGTGGTCTCCTCTGGTGCGGCCTTGTCTCCTTTCTCTTCATGTTCCGTTGGGTCTGTTGATGTGGCCTGAGGATCTGAGGTGGGAGGCATTGCCAGATCTCCAGTCTGGGGGACACTGCTGTCATCAAAACTATCTGGGGTGTCCCCTCTGCCAGGTTTAGCTTCGGGACCACTCTCAGATGCTGGTGCCTCAGAGGCCCCATTGGGATCCTGTGGGTCTAAAGGGGTGGTTGTTGGGGCATTCTCCTTGGAGCTGTCCTGCTCTGAGCTTGGGTTATCTCCTTTAGTGGCACTGGGTGTCTGGTCAGGCTTGGTGGGGGGGGTGGTGCTGTCTAGAGATGCAGGGGTAGCCTCAGGATCCTCTGTACCCTGTGTGGGGCCGGTAGAGGTTGGGTCGGAGGCTGGTGTGGTGGCAGCATTCTCTAGGTTTGAGGGTGTGGGTTCAGAGTCCTTTGGCAGTGTGTTCTCAGATTCTGCCTCCTGACCCTCAGGGTCCAATTCACTCTGTCCTTCAGATAGGAGTTCAAGGGTGTCCTCTGCAGGAGTAGGCCCAGGCTGGGGCTCTGAGCTCGGGAAGACCTGGTCGGAGGCAGAGGTGGGCTCAGAGAAGGATCCAGGGGGAGTTGTGTCTAATGCAGACGGGCTGCTGCTGGAATCAGGCTGTCCCTCAGGAACACTGGAGTCTGTGAGTTAGAAAAACATGAGATTTGATGTCTGTCAGATTTTGATTTGACTCCAAATGACTCAAAGTAGATTGTGAAACACCTTGTCAAATGCAATTTCCAGGAACAGTGAAATAGTGATATGTGTGATATGGCTCCGCTATCATCTCCCAAACTGTGCCCAGATGCTGTGGTGTGTATTGTTGGGTTCGaaattttgaacattgagatattaaagacatgatagaCCAGACGCATAGTATATTGAGTGAGATCTGTAGAAAGACAGTGCGGCTGTGGATTGTGCTGGGTGGACGGGAGGAGATCAAAGGATTGCTATAGGGGAGGCAGATGGACATCTGTTAACTaggtgaaggaggggttgaggtcaggaggtgaggtcagatcccctgaagggagtaataagggtttagtatcctgttaccctcttcctgtggaaccataagaaggaggagtgtcttaagtgggatatacagtggggcaaaaaagtatttagtcagccaccaattgtgcaaccccatagaaaatctttggagggagttgaaagtccgtgttgcccagcaacagccccaaaacatcactgctctagaggagatctgcatggaggaatgggccaaaattccagcaacagtgtgtgaaaagcttgtgaagacttacagaaaacgtttgacctctgtcattgccaacaaagggtatttaacaaagtattgagataaacttttgttattgaccaaatacttattttccaccataatttgcaaataaattcataaaaaatcctacaatgtgattttctggattatttcccctcattttgtctgtcatagttgaagtgtacctacgatgaaaattacaggcctctctcatctttttaagtgggagaacttgcacaattggtggctgactaaataattttttgccccactgtatatacctgTGATGGTGAGAAATGTTTGTTTGgctgtctgaattacagctgtaaaGATCCTTTGGCAGAATTAGACTTGGTTAAGTTTCTCTAGTGtctgagttatttactctgaaaaacaAGAACCTAACAGTATATATGCAATTTGTAAACTCCTGTCCTCACTGCACAATGAATTGCCGTACTGGGACAATAAagattgaatttaatttaatcaCTTACCTGCTGTCTCAGTGGGAGCCACCTTGGCTGGTTCGGCAAGGTAGGGGTTGAGGTTGGCCTCTGCTGGTGGGGTCCACTCTTGGCCTGGTGTTGCCTCTGGATCCAATTCCTCAGGGAAGGGTGTGTAGTCCCCCTCTAAAATGGCCTCTTGCTCAGCCTCaggagagggaacagggagatCTGGCCAGGTCTCACCCTTTATATCTGTGGAAGGGAATAATGGCAAATTAATGTAAAATTCACAATCACACATCTTCTAACTAGCAATTCAGCATAGGCTGAATAAAAAGTGAATTTGTAGCGATGTTGAGAAATGTTGAAAGGGAAAAAAGTTTCTCTCACCATCTCCCTGTTCATCCTGGAGTTCTGGTTCTGGAGTGACCAATGGCATGAACAAGTCATCTGACAAATTTGAAAATGAATTTAACTGAGTTATAGGTGGCATGTGTAATTACACaactctgtctctctgatatttttctatttttctagtTCATCCTGGCATGTCTTGAATCAAACCACAGACACTGATGACATTCCAGGCTGGAATACACTTCTACAGTGCCACCGGATCTGTAGTGGGCTGGCCAGAGTGTATCAATCCAAAAACACCCTGTTTTGTCCCGAATCGACCTTTGTGTTGCAACCCACATATAACACTTCCATCTCCTCATCCATCCTGGCCTCATCTCTCCTTTCCTCACTTCTCTCTTTGATTGAGACTGTGCCTGTTGCCCTCCTCCACACGGCCCACTCATAATGACATTATTTCCCCATGTTTCTCTTGGCCGTTGGGGCTGGCACGGACACAGAGCTGCTGGCTACCTCTGAGGAGACATGGCCTCCGGGCTCCGGCTCAAGTCACAGCTAGAGAGAATGTCACAGCAGCAGGACAGGCAGCCAATCCAAAATATCTTGGAATCACACTCTCTTCCATTTTTGACTGGTCAGGAAAAGTTCAAAAGATCTGTGTTTTTCATTAGACAATATTACTCTCTTATTACAGGGAATGGTTTGACTTTGTTGTTGGAAGATGTTGGGCTGAGTGAATAATTGTGAAAATTCAATTTTCATTCTTATTTAGGGCTGAAGTGTTGGTTATCCAtctcctcagtaaagttgttctGAAGACACTGACCTTCATTTAGTTCCTCCTGTGGATTGGGAGTCATCTCTGGCTCCTCATTTGGCTGGATCTGGGGAGGCTCTGGCTCTGGTGTGTCAACCAAGTACTAAATGAGTCAGAGTATCCAAAAGCAACAAACTTTCCTATAATATCTCTCAAATCTATTACTTATCATAATTATTGCTTTATGAAATATACCTTTTGGTTTGTTATCAATTACGTTATTGCATGAGCTAGTCTTCGGTGTTGTACTGGCTGGTTTTGTGCTTGAAGTGGTAAATACTAAAACAGAAAATAGTTAAGATGAACAGACAGGCTTCTGCATTTTAACATGCATAACGATATTGATATGAATATACTGCACGAATAGTGCCAGCATGCCTATCTTTAAATAAAAGCTATACCTTTTGGTTTTTCATCATTTACGTTATTACATGAGCTAGTCTTCAGTGGTGTTGTGCTGCCTGGTTTTTTGGTGTCTAGTAATTATTAAAAGAGAAAATAATGAACTGACGTAAGCTACTGCATGAGTTTAACATTTACATGCATATTTACATGCATAGTGCCAAC
It encodes the following:
- the LOC129869612 gene encoding proteoglycan 4-like isoform X2, producing MTPSVLSALLLLACALPFNSAQSSCSGRCGGEYYRGYMCQCDYDCLTHEECCKDYESQCTTSDSCKGRCGKSFKRGRQCDCDPDCARYSKCCPDYKSQCGIEVFTTSSTKPASTTPKTSSCNNVIDNKPKEPEPPQIQPNEEPEMTPNPQEELNEDDLFMPLVTPEPELQDEQGDDIKGETWPDLPVPSPEAEQEAILEGDYTPFPEELDPEATPGQEWTPPAEANLNPYLAEPAKVAPTETADSSVPEGQPDSSSSPSALDTTPPGSFSEPTSASDQVFPSSEPQPGPTPAEDTLELLSEGQSELDPEGQEAESENTLPKDSEPTPSNLENAATTPASDPTSTGPTQGTEDPEATPASLDSTTPPTKPDQTPSATKGDNPSSEQDSSKENAPTTTPLDPQDPNGASEAPASESGPEAKPGRGDTPDSFDDSSVPQTGDLAMPPTSDPQATSTDPTEHEEKGDKAAPEETTTDPMKLTLVLTIKPTPNKTTEKPKPSKPTGKPKPSPTRPSTLTDINQDLGTDNPRDYQADEHNDTNICSGRPVGAVTTLRNGTVVVFRGHYFWVLDSNRVPGPARGITDVWGVPSPIDTVFTRCNCQGKTYFFKGSNYWRFENGMMEPGYPKLIRVGFDGLQGQITAALSVPEYRKRRESVYFFKRGGLVQKYSYQSGISPTCGRKVHYSVHTVRNRVARQAVPLLGKEINIRLTWRGFPSTVTSAVSIPTHRKPEGYNYYLFSRSKYYNVNMGDERPFIATPPVSSAPQKNSAKDFFNCPKEV
- the LOC129869612 gene encoding proteoglycan 4-like isoform X3; this encodes MTPSVLSALLLLACALPFNSAQSSCSGRCGGEYYRGYMCQCDYDCLTHEECCKDYESQCTTSDSCKGRCGKSFKRGRQCDCDPDCARYSKCCPDYKSQCGIEEPEPPQIQPNEEPEMTPNPQEELNEDDLFMPLVTPEPELQDEQGDDIKGETWPDLPVPSPEAEQEAILEGDYTPFPEELDPEATPGQEWTPPAEANLNPYLAEPAKVAPTETADSSVPEGQPDSSSSPSALDTTPPGSFSEPTSASDQVFPSSEPQPGPTPAEDTLELLSEGQSELDPEGQEAESENTLPKDSEPTPSNLENAATTPASDPTSTGPTQGTEDPEATPASLDSTTPPTKPDQTPSATKGDNPSSEQDSSKENAPTTTPLDPQDPNGASEAPASESGPEAKPGRGDTPDSFDDSSVPQTGDLAMPPTSDPQATSTDPTEHEEKGDKAAPEETTTDPMKLTLVLTIKPTPNKTTEKPKPSKPTGKPKPSPTRPSTLTDINQDLGTDNPRDYQADEHNDTNICSGRPVGAVTTLRNGTVVVFRGHYFWVLDSNRVPGPARGITDVWGVPSPIDTVFTRCNCQGKTYFFKGSNYWRFENGMMEPGYPKLIRVGFDGLQGQITAALSVPEYRKRRESVYFFKRGGLVQKYSYQSGISPTCGRKVHYSVHTVRNRVARQAVPLLGKEINIRLTWRGFPSTVTSAVSIPTHRKPEGYNYYLFSRSKYYNVNMGDERPFIATPPVSSAPQKNSAKDFFNCPKEV
- the LOC129869612 gene encoding proteoglycan 4-like isoform X1, with translation MTPSVLSALLLLACALPFNSAQSSCSGRCGGEYYRGYMCQCDYDCLTHEECCKDYESQCTTSDSCKGRCGKSFKRGRQCDCDPDCARYSKCCPDYKSQCGIEDTKKPGSTTPLKTSSCNNVNDEKPKVFTTSSTKPASTTPKTSSCNNVIDNKPKEPEPPQIQPNEEPEMTPNPQEELNEDDLFMPLVTPEPELQDEQGDDIKGETWPDLPVPSPEAEQEAILEGDYTPFPEELDPEATPGQEWTPPAEANLNPYLAEPAKVAPTETADSSVPEGQPDSSSSPSALDTTPPGSFSEPTSASDQVFPSSEPQPGPTPAEDTLELLSEGQSELDPEGQEAESENTLPKDSEPTPSNLENAATTPASDPTSTGPTQGTEDPEATPASLDSTTPPTKPDQTPSATKGDNPSSEQDSSKENAPTTTPLDPQDPNGASEAPASESGPEAKPGRGDTPDSFDDSSVPQTGDLAMPPTSDPQATSTDPTEHEEKGDKAAPEETTTDPMKLTLVLTIKPTPNKTTEKPKPSKPTGKPKPSPTRPSTLTDINQDLGTDNPRDYQADEHNDTNICSGRPVGAVTTLRNGTVVVFRGHYFWVLDSNRVPGPARGITDVWGVPSPIDTVFTRCNCQGKTYFFKGSNYWRFENGMMEPGYPKLIRVGFDGLQGQITAALSVPEYRKRRESVYFFKRGGLVQKYSYQSGISPTCGRKVHYSVHTVRNRVARQAVPLLGKEINIRLTWRGFPSTVTSAVSIPTHRKPEGYNYYLFSRSKYYNVNMGDERPFIATPPVSSAPQKNSAKDFFNCPKEV